From the Clostridium sp. Marseille-P299 genome, one window contains:
- a CDS encoding zinc dependent phospholipase C family protein — protein MRKKSHISVAKFLIDNMNVNSLHNHKLSFLLGSILPDCMPSFLTRKHTIEETFYILKKEIRNLTEEYDAEKGEGVYFCRHLGIITHYVADYFTLPHNKIFSGSLKDHISYEKKLKFELKSYIHNDNLELSRDKNSSMKTVDDICAFIMKMHQIYIKVANEIKEDCQYIIELCHYVVDAIFQFIEFQREKHLYAVLQH, from the coding sequence TTGAGAAAGAAATCACATATTTCAGTAGCTAAATTTTTAATCGATAACATGAATGTAAATTCTTTGCATAACCATAAGTTATCTTTTTTACTTGGAAGTATATTACCAGATTGTATGCCGTCATTCTTAACTAGGAAACATACAATTGAGGAAACATTTTATATATTGAAAAAGGAAATTCGAAATTTAACAGAAGAATACGATGCCGAAAAAGGTGAAGGAGTCTATTTCTGCAGGCATTTAGGAATAATTACCCATTATGTTGCAGATTATTTTACCTTACCTCATAACAAGATCTTTAGCGGGTCCCTTAAAGATCATATAAGTTATGAAAAAAAGCTTAAATTTGAGTTAAAATCATATATACATAATGATAATTTAGAGCTTAGCCGCGATAAGAATAGTTCTATGAAAACGGTAGATGATATTTGTGCATTTATTATGAAAATGCATCAAATTTATATAAAAGTAGCAAATGAGATAAAAGAAGATTGCCAATACATCATTGAATTATGCCATTATGTTGTAGATGCGATTTTTCAATTTATTGAATTTCAGAGAGAGAAACATCTTTATGCGGTATTGCAACATTAA